Proteins encoded together in one Bacteroides ovatus window:
- a CDS encoding S1 RNA-binding domain-containing protein, which yields MTTYNNPSVGDIIRVKITSIKPDLGAFAKMPNGVDGLIRLHDISWSNQSVTLSSLSEGDVLDVKVIKELPDGKLNLSRKNLLPNPRTVEKGTIYKVIIKSVESFGLIVNLGDSTALVHVSELPTIEYKEGEEITCVVIDNNYDPEKHRNKISMSVLALHDYFAKVHSENERVKCLFKGIIKNENSTSALIEADGLIKVIVPLKRFVEPYKTRLLNNEIETDEELEFVFIKYNEKLKDVVLDMRPIEAEEKKARVDWLRSQLNKGDIIDAIVKNINNKFATIDIGNTGILGSIYRDELSPNKVIRASDEVFPGEHVRVAYMGEDNGQLIFSRKFFVEDKYEESLYELSLTDLLATMGLTTNRFIGKVIEINSKYFFTNLMSTGDVKEENNGKLLVDPINGKCLIAIVDNRLRNFFVSGNYYEIEIDMPRKEYRMEQGSPYMFCVSSNKIKEAENPYKESVSLSFKQHTSPNTNTSVANLLEEVGQNLYTSKKRMFFELLQNADDAAPENGVKVKLQLSDNYFVVTHDGFAFNKHDFESITSAAKSTKSASSKKTGYKGIGFKSVFTNSESVLIKSAGYNFSFDKNLPIYNDFKAFYYHVNDIENDVEKQKEFLHKYLKFFREFKGVKDIPWQLLPIWYESLKIDPYDSIFNQKENVAIALKMDEETLSEYHEAIKEVFSEPRFMLFLRNTNRVQLIDKDKCLTIQKKIDRKNNIVSLVNSFNEDRLFEDFCIYSSDNLLVNDDEFKKAGIQIRRKERTNNRGEKENYFIKLDQDGNELTEVAGIPDRIASAKETTISFAIKLDEDGLVTPIGEDDLSLYAYLPMNEHRFKFPFYLNADFIPKSDREGIQSDNPWNFFLFYMIGKQIVSMVSSYASELNVNYLNLLPTKELTYFSQDTATLVDSFNRGYKDALTNKAFILNDNNDIVGPDNIIFDASGLSSAIGASDFYKLIGTTKHLPHESIDSSSLSKEIFGIEKITTETVITILLNNIDTLKKWIIDSCDDKLRTSFYEWLAKEEKAHSLIPLVPTFMFGKEWKTTNEVKLEDKLLFSTEKISTIKSVLSKLGFKCSNHSVEEHPLSLFIVSQDEKAIFEKIEEESLDSLTFNERLHLFVNIAKFKNIGVETLKKWKIFKNQNGKYSPLSSMFAYNSNCPVWLYDYMLKQEENNSLITRYLVVSTDIYSSIIEPYIDDLISITDISDIHKTFLSYWRPGFTITLFSKSNIPTISLLRIVEQSDTNTQVAYAKSIKAMPLLSTLEYDKKSFEYRWMKMALSNDTAVSHARSIITINGKSLSEYNLKDDFSINIGVKLYTFSLSKILPAYSSSSILSNVSSKFSSIDGFEKIFARREVNLTDVRNQLYKELTASTQLITAEQFCFLIVYRKFCGYNYFDNMLKSCIRANDQNLFIKILDKSMALDIADILSPVITNGGVQYPFDKLVGTYFDSNEFTLPIEQVPSFIENWANTFEKKQFLIQLGLHDKESKEILRRKSFKENKLENIWNLNDANIIRSFFNWVANSFQLPIESESQVNILSNLYKTLRLTGSYYEDDFCKAAEWSNQLYLDWKQNSRMSIYIIEGELPYRGIYNNTYLFKGYAGEYTYFANTRHIYISANREPASSLADIYSNTTLLKCPFSKEDWNMIFLVSADIVQEKDKRIAELERMLEETKSKKRIDGDYYEDEESYGNVSDRDNLDKESRIEMNLEARNAAKDYLDSLEDYDCSGWDPNLGNGLVKGIIKFKGKLITVVVTSSIGRKLYLHPRLFSELMIDPDNLLLNYGYDRRIHRISFNDTFKDNKDVNLIFDTDIITPKEFAYLANRYMYSKKTCFVIENITYSISDQINGFGLDEKMSVSDVYTNIDTDELFDF from the coding sequence ATGACAACATATAATAATCCATCAGTTGGTGATATTATTCGCGTAAAAATTACCAGTATAAAACCAGATCTCGGAGCATTTGCAAAAATGCCCAATGGAGTTGACGGTTTGATAAGACTTCATGATATATCTTGGTCTAATCAGTCTGTGACTCTTTCTTCATTATCGGAAGGTGATGTTCTTGATGTAAAAGTTATCAAAGAATTACCAGATGGAAAGTTGAATCTAAGCCGAAAAAATCTTCTACCCAATCCAAGAACAGTTGAAAAAGGTACCATATACAAGGTTATTATAAAATCTGTTGAGAGTTTCGGTCTTATTGTAAACTTAGGAGACAGCACGGCACTTGTTCATGTAAGTGAACTCCCAACAATAGAATACAAAGAAGGTGAAGAAATTACTTGTGTTGTAATTGACAACAATTACGACCCAGAGAAGCATCGAAACAAAATTTCGATGAGTGTGTTGGCTTTACATGATTATTTTGCAAAAGTACATAGTGAGAATGAACGGGTAAAATGTTTATTTAAGGGTATCATTAAAAATGAAAATTCCACATCTGCTCTTATTGAAGCAGATGGATTGATAAAGGTAATTGTACCTTTAAAACGTTTTGTTGAACCTTATAAAACCAGACTATTGAACAATGAAATAGAGACTGATGAAGAACTTGAATTTGTTTTCATTAAATATAATGAAAAGTTAAAAGATGTTGTCTTGGATATGCGTCCAATCGAGGCCGAGGAAAAGAAAGCTAGAGTTGATTGGTTACGTTCTCAACTAAATAAGGGCGATATCATTGATGCTATTGTTAAGAATATAAACAATAAATTTGCTACTATAGACATTGGTAATACCGGAATCTTAGGCAGTATATATAGGGATGAACTGTCACCAAATAAAGTTATTCGTGCTAGTGATGAAGTTTTTCCAGGAGAACATGTCCGTGTTGCATATATGGGAGAAGACAACGGCCAGCTGATTTTTAGTAGAAAGTTTTTTGTTGAAGATAAATACGAAGAGAGCCTTTACGAACTTAGTCTTACAGATTTACTGGCTACTATGGGATTAACAACCAATCGTTTTATTGGCAAAGTTATAGAGATTAATTCCAAGTATTTTTTCACAAATTTAATGTCTACAGGAGATGTTAAAGAAGAAAACAATGGCAAATTACTAGTAGATCCAATTAATGGGAAGTGTCTCATTGCCATCGTTGATAACCGATTGCGTAATTTTTTTGTTTCTGGTAATTATTATGAGATAGAGATTGACATGCCACGCAAAGAATACCGCATGGAACAAGGTTCTCCTTATATGTTTTGTGTATCATCAAATAAAATTAAAGAAGCAGAAAATCCATATAAAGAGTCTGTTTCCCTTTCTTTTAAGCAACATACAAGTCCAAACACTAATACAAGTGTAGCTAACTTGCTTGAAGAAGTAGGTCAGAACCTCTATACTAGTAAAAAGAGAATGTTTTTTGAACTTCTTCAAAATGCCGATGATGCTGCCCCAGAGAATGGCGTTAAAGTAAAGTTACAACTTAGCGATAATTATTTTGTTGTAACACACGATGGATTTGCATTTAATAAACATGACTTTGAATCAATTACATCTGCTGCAAAAAGCACAAAGAGTGCAAGCAGTAAGAAAACAGGCTATAAAGGTATTGGGTTCAAGTCAGTATTCACAAATTCTGAGTCTGTATTAATTAAAAGTGCTGGCTACAATTTTTCTTTCGATAAAAATTTACCAATCTATAATGATTTCAAAGCCTTTTACTACCATGTTAACGATATTGAGAATGATGTGGAAAAACAGAAAGAATTTCTTCACAAATATCTAAAATTCTTTAGGGAATTCAAAGGTGTAAAGGATATTCCTTGGCAGTTATTACCGATATGGTATGAATCATTAAAAATTGATCCATATGATTCCATTTTCAATCAAAAAGAAAATGTTGCTATTGCATTAAAAATGGATGAAGAAACACTTTCTGAATATCATGAGGCGATTAAAGAAGTGTTTTCTGAACCACGATTTATGTTATTTCTCAGAAACACTAATCGAGTGCAATTGATAGATAAGGATAAATGTCTTACTATTCAAAAGAAAATAGATAGAAAGAATAACATAGTTTCGCTTGTAAACTCTTTCAATGAAGATCGTTTATTTGAAGATTTTTGTATTTATTCGTCAGATAATCTTTTAGTGAATGACGATGAATTCAAAAAGGCAGGCATTCAAATCAGAAGAAAAGAAAGAACTAATAATAGGGGTGAAAAAGAAAACTACTTTATTAAACTTGATCAAGATGGTAATGAATTAACAGAAGTTGCAGGTATTCCAGACCGTATTGCATCGGCTAAAGAAACAACTATCTCATTTGCTATCAAGCTTGACGAAGATGGACTTGTTACGCCAATCGGTGAAGATGATCTCTCATTATATGCTTATCTTCCTATGAATGAGCACAGATTCAAATTCCCATTTTATTTGAATGCTGATTTTATTCCCAAGTCTGATAGAGAAGGAATTCAAAGCGACAATCCATGGAATTTCTTCTTGTTCTATATGATTGGAAAGCAAATTGTAAGTATGGTTTCAAGCTATGCTTCTGAACTCAATGTAAATTATCTTAATTTACTTCCAACAAAAGAACTCACCTATTTTAGTCAGGATACAGCAACACTAGTCGATTCGTTTAATCGTGGATATAAGGATGCTTTAACAAATAAAGCATTTATACTTAATGATAATAATGATATCGTAGGGCCAGATAATATTATATTTGATGCTTCTGGACTATCTTCTGCAATTGGTGCATCTGATTTCTATAAGCTAATAGGTACAACCAAACATTTACCTCATGAATCTATTGATTCAAGTTCATTGTCAAAAGAAATATTTGGAATAGAAAAGATTACTACAGAAACTGTTATCACAATTCTATTAAATAATATTGATACCCTTAAAAAATGGATTATTGATTCTTGTGATGATAAGTTACGTACATCTTTCTATGAATGGTTGGCAAAAGAAGAAAAAGCGCATTCTCTAATTCCACTTGTTCCCACGTTTATGTTTGGGAAAGAGTGGAAAACAACAAATGAAGTTAAGTTAGAAGATAAACTCTTGTTTTCAACAGAGAAGATTTCAACCATAAAGTCAGTATTATCAAAACTTGGTTTTAAATGTTCTAATCATTCTGTTGAAGAACACCCATTATCATTGTTTATTGTTAGCCAAGATGAAAAAGCAATTTTTGAAAAAATAGAGGAAGAATCCTTAGATTCTCTCACATTTAATGAGAGATTGCATTTATTTGTGAATATTGCAAAATTTAAAAATATTGGGGTTGAAACATTAAAAAAATGGAAAATCTTTAAAAATCAGAATGGTAAATATAGTCCATTATCTTCAATGTTTGCGTATAATTCCAATTGTCCGGTTTGGCTATATGATTATATGTTAAAGCAAGAAGAAAATAACAGCTTAATTACTAGATACCTTGTTGTATCAACAGATATTTATTCAAGCATTATTGAACCATATATTGATGACTTGATAAGTATTACAGATATTTCAGATATTCATAAAACATTCTTGTCATATTGGAGACCCGGATTTACGATAACATTGTTTTCAAAAAGCAATATACCTACAATAAGTTTACTTCGCATTGTAGAGCAATCCGATACTAATACTCAGGTAGCATATGCAAAGAGCATAAAAGCTATGCCACTTTTAAGTACGTTGGAATATGACAAAAAATCTTTCGAATATAGATGGATGAAGATGGCATTATCCAACGATACGGCTGTTTCTCATGCACGCTCAATAATAACAATTAATGGTAAGAGTTTGTCAGAATATAATCTTAAAGATGATTTTTCAATAAACATAGGTGTAAAACTCTATACATTCTCGCTTTCGAAAATACTACCAGCATATTCATCATCTTCTATACTTAGCAATGTAAGTTCAAAGTTTTCAAGTATAGATGGATTCGAAAAGATATTTGCTCGAAGGGAAGTTAACCTTACTGATGTTCGAAATCAGTTATATAAAGAACTAACTGCATCAACTCAACTAATCACTGCAGAACAATTCTGTTTTCTTATTGTGTATAGAAAGTTTTGTGGTTACAATTATTTCGATAATATGCTAAAATCATGCATTCGTGCTAATGATCAGAATCTTTTCATTAAAATACTTGACAAGAGTATGGCACTAGATATTGCAGATATATTAAGTCCTGTTATTACAAATGGAGGAGTTCAATATCCTTTTGATAAATTAGTTGGAACATATTTCGATAGTAATGAATTCACTTTACCAATAGAACAAGTGCCTTCGTTTATTGAGAACTGGGCTAATACGTTTGAAAAAAAACAATTCTTGATTCAACTTGGGTTGCATGACAAAGAAAGTAAAGAGATACTGCGGAGAAAATCATTTAAAGAGAATAAATTAGAGAATATATGGAATCTTAATGATGCTAACATAATAAGATCTTTCTTTAATTGGGTAGCTAACTCATTCCAACTTCCGATAGAATCAGAAAGCCAAGTAAATATATTGTCAAATCTATACAAAACTTTACGTCTAACTGGTTCATATTATGAAGATGATTTCTGTAAAGCAGCAGAATGGTCAAATCAATTGTATTTAGATTGGAAACAGAATTCAAGAATGTCAATATACATAATTGAGGGAGAACTTCCGTATAGAGGCATTTATAATAATACTTACTTATTTAAAGGTTATGCGGGTGAATATACATATTTTGCAAACACTAGACATATCTATATATCAGCGAATAGAGAACCAGCATCTTCTCTAGCGGATATATACTCCAATACTACATTATTAAAATGTCCTTTTTCTAAAGAGGATTGGAATATGATATTTCTCGTATCAGCGGATATTGTTCAAGAAAAGGATAAACGCATAGCAGAACTTGAGCGAATGCTTGAAGAAACAAAAAGTAAAAAAAGAATAGACGGTGATTATTATGAGGATGAAGAAAGTTACGGCAATGTTTCCGACCGGGATAATCTTGACAAAGAATCTCGTATAGAGATGAATTTGGAAGCACGTAATGCTGCAAAAGATTACCTTGATTCATTAGAGGATTATGATTGCTCAGGATGGGATCCTAATTTGGGGAATGGTTTGGTTAAAGGTATTATTAAATTTAAAGGGAAATTAATAACCGTAGTCGTAACCAGTTCTATAGGACGAAAGCTATACCTTCATCCTAGATTATTCTCAGAATTAATGATAGATCCAGATAATTTGCTACTCAATTATGGCTATGATAGAAGGATACATCGTATAAGTTTTAATGATACTTTTAAAGACAATAAGGATGTCAACCTTATATTTGACACGGATATCATAACTCCTAAAGAATTTGCATATCTAGCTAATAGATATATGTACTCAAAAAAGACATGCTTCGTTATAGAAAATATAACATATTCTATTTCAGACCAAATAAATGGTTTTGGACTTGACGAAAAGATGTCAGTTTCTGATGTTTATACAAATATTGATACAGATGAATTGTTTGACTTTTAG
- a CDS encoding PIN domain-containing protein — MYYTREQHKRFLDKELVAISEEYLKKLNSKAIALLTDNEVYVTQFVKLDLQMADSNNADRNVLGSGQLILRFKKDKGIPRKNEYFTAVVLEKEMSILRYWGEISWGNLRRHQVEFSEVHCVWQGKTDDNGFLLCGFTGLSIDMAKFLENKEGCVIVLGPQEPPMDYYQNLIDIVNNNDTNMVAKDILDFDKKFIVWNPIHINSNKEQVEEIVKTLESTSQLIFQGPPGTGKTYLMAELVAHLLSQNSSVLVTAMTNRALIELAEKDSLKKYLSDKRVMKTNVSSDELITCKNLCPIDSKKITCISGNLTLSTFYNTSGWAKQSYYEQPFDYVIMDEASQALFGMIAACKNLGRKVIWIGDQNQMQPIVLLSEETLMRNDFAMLANGFATLCENFNYKSFILTETHRLLKKSADLTSIFYHTPIKSVADFKYELANTTIHYIPKEGGTILIPKEMPIGEKVDKGSCDFTIRIVNDLLSSYPKLNIAVLTKFRAAVRMLQNSFISKYGSKNNVLIDTVERVQGMTCDVCIYYIPNTMIGMSLDRALFNVATSRAKQLTIIVADKSILNTSCHRDVRSYLIKITSGIIPEIIDEYSNKLKDSIIEGNGISLHLKGKIDLSKFETSKQKSVKSTTQKNIYIIDTNVFVNCPDIISKIDEHYQVVMSAKVIDELDKLKIKLDAANKKNVETALRLINKAMDKPNVSMELSDPDLLPNDFNKKSPDNNILTVALKFKNENPILLTSDNGLQVKAKGLRIATITLKDFLN, encoded by the coding sequence ATGTATTATACAAGAGAGCAACATAAGAGATTTCTTGATAAAGAACTTGTAGCAATAAGTGAAGAATATCTAAAGAAACTCAATTCTAAAGCAATTGCATTATTAACAGATAATGAAGTGTATGTTACACAGTTTGTAAAGCTAGATTTACAAATGGCTGATTCCAATAATGCAGACCGTAACGTATTGGGATCTGGGCAACTTATACTTCGTTTTAAGAAGGATAAAGGAATTCCACGCAAGAATGAATATTTTACTGCAGTCGTATTAGAAAAAGAAATGAGTATTCTAAGGTATTGGGGAGAAATCAGTTGGGGTAACTTGCGTCGTCACCAAGTCGAATTTTCGGAAGTACATTGTGTCTGGCAGGGTAAAACGGATGACAATGGTTTCCTACTGTGTGGTTTTACTGGATTGTCAATAGATATGGCTAAATTCCTAGAAAACAAAGAAGGATGTGTAATTGTCCTTGGCCCTCAAGAGCCACCAATGGATTATTATCAGAACCTTATTGATATCGTTAACAACAACGACACAAATATGGTAGCCAAGGACATTTTGGATTTTGATAAGAAGTTTATTGTATGGAATCCTATTCATATTAATTCAAATAAAGAACAAGTTGAAGAGATAGTCAAGACGTTAGAATCCACTTCTCAACTGATATTTCAGGGCCCTCCAGGTACTGGGAAAACTTATCTTATGGCTGAACTTGTTGCACATTTGCTGAGCCAAAATAGTAGTGTGCTTGTTACTGCCATGACTAACAGAGCACTGATAGAACTTGCAGAAAAGGACAGCCTAAAAAAATACCTCTCCGATAAGCGGGTAATGAAAACTAATGTATCTTCTGATGAACTTATTACTTGCAAAAATCTTTGTCCTATTGATAGTAAAAAAATAACATGTATTTCTGGCAATCTTACACTCTCAACATTCTATAATACAAGCGGTTGGGCTAAACAAAGTTATTATGAACAACCGTTTGACTATGTAATTATGGATGAAGCAAGTCAGGCTTTGTTTGGAATGATAGCTGCATGTAAAAATCTTGGAAGAAAGGTTATATGGATTGGTGATCAAAACCAGATGCAGCCAATTGTATTGTTAAGCGAAGAAACGCTTATGAGGAATGACTTCGCTATGCTTGCAAATGGTTTTGCAACACTCTGTGAGAACTTTAACTACAAGTCGTTTATTTTAACAGAAACACATCGTTTATTGAAAAAATCTGCGGATTTGACAAGTATTTTCTATCATACACCTATTAAATCGGTAGCTGACTTTAAGTATGAGTTAGCAAATACTACTATACACTATATTCCTAAGGAAGGTGGTACAATTCTTATTCCTAAGGAGATGCCTATCGGTGAGAAAGTAGATAAAGGCAGCTGTGATTTCACTATTAGAATTGTTAATGATTTATTATCATCTTATCCTAAATTGAATATTGCAGTATTAACAAAATTTCGTGCTGCAGTTAGAATGTTACAGAATAGTTTTATAAGTAAATATGGTAGCAAAAACAATGTTCTCATCGACACAGTTGAACGAGTTCAAGGTATGACTTGCGATGTTTGTATTTATTATATTCCTAACACAATGATTGGAATGTCTCTTGATAGAGCACTGTTTAATGTTGCAACAAGTCGTGCAAAACAACTAACAATAATTGTTGCGGATAAATCAATACTCAATACATCATGCCATAGAGATGTTCGTTCGTACTTAATCAAAATAACTTCTGGTATTATACCAGAAATAATAGATGAGTATTCAAATAAACTTAAAGATAGTATAATTGAAGGTAACGGGATAAGTTTGCATCTAAAAGGGAAAATAGACCTCTCAAAATTTGAGACTTCAAAACAAAAATCTGTTAAGTCAACCACCCAAAAGAATATATATATCATCGATACTAATGTGTTTGTTAATTGTCCAGATATTATTTCTAAGATTGATGAACATTATCAAGTTGTCATGTCTGCAAAAGTTATAGACGAGTTGGACAAACTTAAAATTAAGCTTGATGCGGCAAACAAAAAAAATGTAGAAACGGCTTTGCGATTGATCAATAAAGCAATGGATAAGCCGAATGTCTCAATGGAACTTTCTGATCCTGATTTATTGCCAAATGATTTTAATAAAAAATCTCCAGATAATAACATATTAACGGTGGCACTTAAATTTAAAAATGAAAATCCTATTCTTTTAACTTCCGATAATGGCTTACAAGTAAAAGCAAAAGGACTAAGAATTGCAACTATTACACTTAAAGATTTCTTAAATTAG
- a CDS encoding M64 family metallopeptidase: protein MGMRTIYLLLFPLFLFFIVSCTEDEVDPNFSIENVGDVVMGSAKGSQVTISFTSTREWKASTVADWFTIAPVSGEAGTCNITLTAISENITGNVRTATLTLTSGTLTQDITIEQESAEFVNLEQNIYNVSVEGGELDIRFSTNIAEDELLIYGSLGTGTWLTQETKTRASSSYMLNLTVLPNTDGVSRTAYIYFVKVTDMESIVVEMVTIIQRGEVASESTDYSSDKKVRVLQTAKLGKGLPIVLMGDGFIDTEINDGTYDAVMDKAFENLFTEEPIKSLRDYFNVYAVTAVSKHNIFGTGYETALGCELAGGNSTGISGEDNAVQRYVQCVDNIDMSETLAVVILNSPAYAGTTYFGYTNQTKVVEFAIAYCPVIYDLQSESFRQVLVHEAVGHGFAKLEDEYAYQENGTISSKEIKNVQYLQTLGWAQNVDFTSDPSQVLWSAFLNDNRYVSEKLGVFEGACTYIKGAYRPSEESMMNSNTEGFNAPSRKAIYDKIMERSLGTQMSYEEFAVFDLQNKSQTRSAKPTVGPSKPFTRPHFVNRMLDK from the coding sequence ATGGGTATGAGAACAATTTATCTTCTATTATTTCCCTTGTTTTTGTTTTTTATAGTATCCTGTACTGAAGATGAAGTAGATCCTAACTTCTCGATAGAGAATGTCGGAGATGTCGTGATGGGTTCGGCTAAAGGTTCGCAGGTAACAATCAGTTTTACGAGTACCCGTGAATGGAAGGCGAGTACAGTTGCGGATTGGTTTACAATCGCTCCGGTTTCGGGAGAAGCGGGTACGTGCAATATTACGCTTACTGCTATCAGTGAGAATATAACAGGAAATGTACGTACAGCAACACTTACATTAACTTCTGGGACATTGACGCAAGACATTACCATAGAGCAGGAATCGGCAGAATTTGTGAATCTTGAGCAGAATATATATAATGTATCTGTTGAAGGTGGGGAATTGGATATTAGATTCTCTACGAATATAGCTGAAGATGAATTGTTGATTTATGGTTCTTTGGGTACTGGCACTTGGCTGACACAGGAGACAAAAACTCGTGCATCCTCTTCCTACATGCTTAATCTGACTGTATTGCCTAATACTGATGGTGTTTCCCGTACTGCCTATATCTACTTTGTGAAAGTAACTGATATGGAATCAATCGTAGTAGAGATGGTTACTATCATACAAAGGGGGGAAGTGGCTAGTGAATCTACTGATTATTCGTCAGATAAAAAAGTACGTGTTCTGCAAACAGCAAAGTTGGGAAAAGGGCTTCCTATTGTGCTTATGGGCGATGGATTTATAGATACTGAAATTAACGATGGAACTTATGATGCGGTTATGGACAAAGCTTTTGAGAATCTTTTTACGGAAGAACCCATCAAGTCACTTCGAGATTATTTTAATGTATATGCAGTAACTGCGGTTTCGAAACACAATATTTTTGGTACAGGATATGAAACAGCGCTTGGTTGTGAACTGGCGGGTGGAAACAGTACGGGGATTTCCGGTGAAGATAATGCTGTACAACGTTATGTACAATGCGTGGATAATATAGATATGAGTGAAACATTGGCTGTTGTAATTCTAAATTCTCCTGCGTATGCAGGAACTACTTATTTTGGTTATACTAATCAGACGAAAGTGGTTGAGTTTGCTATTGCTTATTGCCCGGTGATATACGATTTGCAAAGTGAAAGTTTCAGGCAGGTACTTGTACACGAGGCTGTTGGACATGGTTTTGCCAAATTGGAAGATGAGTATGCTTATCAGGAAAATGGGACTATTTCTTCTAAAGAAATAAAAAATGTACAGTATCTGCAGACATTAGGATGGGCGCAGAATGTTGATTTTACATCCGATCCATCTCAGGTACTTTGGTCTGCTTTCTTGAATGATAATCGGTATGTGTCAGAAAAACTGGGAGTATTTGAAGGGGCATGTACTTATATAAAAGGGGCGTATCGTCCTTCGGAAGAGAGTATGATGAATAGTAATACCGAGGGATTTAATGCTCCTTCCCGTAAAGCGATATATGATAAAATAATGGAAAGAAGTTTGGGTACACAAATGTCTTATGAGGAGTTTGCCGTATTTGATTTACAGAATAAATCACAAACGCGCAGTGCTAAACCAACTGTAGGACCAAGTAAGCCATTCACGCGTCCTCACTTTGTAAATAGAATGTTAGATAAGTAA